A section of the Deinococcus taeanensis genome encodes:
- the thiD gene encoding bifunctional hydroxymethylpyrimidine kinase/phosphomethylpyrimidine kinase yields the protein MSVPVALSVAGSDSGGGAGIQADLKTFEAHGVYGASVLTVITAQNTRGVQAVHTLSPALVAAQLRSVLDDFPVAAVKTGALGSPGVIRAVAQALRGTRLPLIVDPVMLAKSGDALLEPEALDVLIHDLLPLATLVTPNVPEWAALRAAGAPEHLPLLLKGGHAPGDTVTDELRAGSHQFTLAAPRQKTRHTHGTGCTLSAAITANLARGRALPDAVRAAHGYLQAALRHAPGLGAGHGPLGHRAAAAAGQTAER from the coding sequence GTGAGCGTTCCGGTGGCCCTGAGCGTCGCCGGGTCGGACTCCGGGGGCGGCGCGGGCATCCAGGCGGACCTGAAGACCTTTGAGGCGCACGGCGTGTACGGCGCGAGTGTTCTGACGGTGATTACCGCGCAGAACACCCGCGGTGTGCAGGCGGTCCACACGCTGTCCCCGGCGCTGGTGGCGGCGCAGCTGCGCTCGGTGCTGGATGACTTTCCGGTGGCGGCCGTGAAGACAGGCGCGCTGGGCAGCCCCGGCGTGATCCGCGCGGTGGCGCAGGCGCTGCGCGGCACGCGCCTGCCCCTGATCGTGGATCCGGTGATGCTCGCCAAGAGCGGCGACGCGCTGCTGGAGCCCGAGGCGCTGGACGTTCTGATTCACGACCTGTTGCCCCTGGCGACGCTCGTGACGCCGAACGTGCCGGAGTGGGCGGCGCTGCGCGCGGCGGGCGCGCCGGAGCACCTGCCGCTGCTGCTCAAGGGCGGGCACGCGCCGGGCGATACGGTCACGGACGAACTGCGCGCGGGGTCCCATCAGTTCACCCTGGCCGCGCCCCGGCAGAAGACGCGGCATACGCACGGCACCGGCTGCACCCTTTCGGCGGCAATCACGGCGAACCTGGCGCGCGGGCGGGCGCTGCCGGACGCGGTGCGCGCCGCGCATGGGTACCTGCAGGCGGCGCTGCGTCACGCACCGGGTCTGGGTGCGGGGCACGGCCCGCTCGGGCACCGGGCGGCCGCAGCGGCGGGGCAGACCGCAGAACGCTGA
- the paaA gene encoding 1,2-phenylacetyl-CoA epoxidase subunit PaaA yields MTQPTPTQPGLTPGETAGQHAAFEARIARGEKIEPGDWMPAEYRRQLIRMISQHAHSEVVGMLPEGEWITRAPTLKRKTILMAKVQDEAGHGQYLYHAAETLGATREDMLAALLSGKAKYSSIFNYPTHTWADVGMIGWLVDGAAIKNQTMLAGCSYGPYSRAMVRICSEETFHHKQGKEMIVAYAQGTPAQRQMAQDALNRWWWPALMMLGPHDADSPNTGALAKWGIKLKTNDEVRQEFINEHVPELLEAGLTLPDPDLHQDDQGNWKHGPIGWDEFWAVIRGERGLNKERLGTRQHAHEDGAWVREALQAYTDRQRAHAAD; encoded by the coding sequence ATGACCCAACCCACCCCCACCCAACCCGGCCTGACCCCCGGCGAGACAGCCGGGCAGCACGCAGCGTTCGAGGCCCGCATCGCGCGCGGCGAGAAGATCGAGCCCGGCGACTGGATGCCCGCCGAGTACCGCCGCCAGCTGATCCGCATGATCAGCCAGCACGCCCACAGCGAAGTGGTCGGCATGCTGCCTGAAGGCGAGTGGATCACCCGCGCCCCCACCCTGAAACGCAAGACCATCCTGATGGCCAAGGTGCAGGACGAAGCCGGACACGGTCAGTACCTGTACCACGCGGCCGAAACGCTCGGCGCCACCCGCGAGGACATGCTCGCCGCCCTGCTGTCCGGCAAGGCGAAGTACTCCAGCATCTTCAACTACCCCACGCACACCTGGGCGGACGTCGGCATGATCGGCTGGCTCGTGGACGGCGCCGCCATCAAGAACCAGACCATGCTCGCCGGCTGCTCCTACGGCCCGTACAGCCGCGCCATGGTCCGCATCTGCAGCGAGGAAACCTTCCACCACAAGCAGGGCAAGGAAATGATCGTCGCGTACGCGCAGGGCACGCCCGCGCAGCGCCAGATGGCGCAGGACGCCCTGAACCGCTGGTGGTGGCCGGCCCTGATGATGCTTGGCCCTCACGACGCCGACAGTCCTAACACCGGCGCGCTGGCAAAATGGGGCATCAAGCTCAAGACGAACGATGAGGTCCGGCAGGAGTTCATCAACGAGCACGTGCCGGAACTGCTTGAAGCGGGCCTGACCCTCCCTGATCCCGACCTGCACCAGGACGACCAGGGGAACTGGAAGCACGGCCCGATCGGCTGGGATGAATTCTGGGCGGTCATCCGGGGGGAACGCGGCCTGAACAAAGAACGCCTCGGCACCCGCCAGCACGCCCATGAAGACGGCGCCTGGGTGCGCGAGGCCCTCCAGGCGTACACCGACCGTCAGCGCGCCCACGCCGCGGACTGA
- a CDS encoding phenylacetic acid degradation protein gives MTQPHSTDTQWPRWEVFKQDAPNRPHQAVGSVHAGDARHALVTARNVFVRRPAAVSLWCVLETDLLTATPEELSRTPTLLDTPGEGGLYHVGLKRTNKRSMTFVDLSGTVHAAGPGDALRQASTLHPDVLAWMVFPDAAAVRTDEDPGTVESWFAPAKDKTYKQQQYYGVIGRHVGELKRAGLMPGRAAGTDDTGTGDTDMGDTGSRTPRTSEDHA, from the coding sequence ATGACCCAACCTCATTCCACCGATACCCAGTGGCCCCGCTGGGAGGTCTTCAAGCAGGACGCCCCGAACCGCCCCCACCAGGCGGTCGGCAGTGTGCACGCCGGCGACGCCCGGCACGCCCTGGTGACCGCCCGGAACGTGTTCGTGCGCCGCCCCGCCGCCGTGAGCCTCTGGTGCGTGCTTGAAACGGACCTCCTGACCGCCACCCCCGAAGAACTCAGCCGGACGCCCACGCTGCTCGACACGCCCGGTGAGGGGGGCCTGTACCACGTGGGCCTGAAACGCACGAACAAACGCAGCATGACCTTCGTGGACCTCAGCGGCACCGTGCACGCGGCCGGTCCCGGCGACGCCCTGCGGCAGGCCAGCACGCTGCACCCGGACGTTCTCGCCTGGATGGTCTTCCCGGACGCTGCGGCCGTCCGCACCGACGAGGACCCCGGCACCGTCGAGAGCTGGTTCGCTCCGGCGAAAGACAAAACGTACAAGCAGCAGCAGTACTACGGCGTGATCGGCCGGCATGTCGGCGAACTGAAACGCGCTGGCCTGATGCCCGGGCGCGCCGCTGGCACGGACGACACCGGCACGGGCGACACCGACATGGGCGACACCGGCAGCCGCACGCCCAGAACCAGCGAGGACCACGCATGA
- the paaC gene encoding 1,2-phenylacetyl-CoA epoxidase subunit PaaC, producing MTTALTLTAAHTQALIRRLTALADDEILIAHRGGEWTGHAPILEEDIALANIAQDELGHAGLYLGLRAELDGSDPDRLAFFRTADEYTNTRLTELPRGDWAFTMIRQFLYDTFEALWLEAATRSTYAPLAAIAAKAVREEKFHVQHTALWAERLALGTPESERRTRAALNDLWPYAAQLFQPVDGEEALVAAGVLPDLSAVRARWTDLVTAHLSGTCGLTLPGTPADPAPRSVHTGHLAPLLAEMQSVARAHPDAELW from the coding sequence ATGACCACCGCCCTGACCCTCACGGCCGCCCACACGCAGGCCCTGATCCGCCGCCTCACGGCCCTCGCCGACGACGAGATCCTGATCGCTCACCGGGGCGGCGAATGGACCGGGCACGCCCCCATCCTGGAAGAGGACATCGCCCTGGCGAACATCGCGCAGGACGAACTCGGCCACGCCGGCCTGTACCTGGGCCTGCGCGCCGAACTGGACGGCAGTGACCCCGACCGCCTCGCGTTCTTCCGGACGGCCGACGAGTACACGAACACCCGCCTCACGGAACTTCCCAGAGGGGACTGGGCCTTCACGATGATCCGGCAGTTCCTGTACGACACCTTCGAGGCCCTGTGGCTCGAAGCCGCCACCCGCAGCACGTACGCCCCTCTGGCCGCCATCGCCGCCAAAGCCGTGCGTGAGGAGAAATTTCACGTGCAGCACACCGCCCTGTGGGCCGAGCGCCTCGCGCTGGGCACCCCGGAGAGCGAACGTCGCACCCGGGCGGCCCTGAACGACCTCTGGCCGTACGCGGCGCAGCTGTTCCAGCCGGTCGACGGTGAGGAGGCGCTCGTCGCGGCGGGCGTCCTGCCTGACCTGTCCGCCGTGCGCGCCCGCTGGACCGACCTCGTGACCGCCCACCTGAGTGGCACGTGCGGTCTCACCCTGCCCGGCACGCCCGCCGACCCCGCCCCCCGCAGCGTACACACCGGGCACCTCGCGCCGCTGCTTGCCGAAATGCAGAGCGTCGCGCGGGCCCACCCGGACGCGGAGCTCTGGTAG
- the paaD gene encoding 1,2-phenylacetyl-CoA epoxidase subunit PaaD: protein MTAALTPGAVWQALARVPDPEIPVVSITDMGMVRDVQVQGDRVSVTFTPTFSGCPALHVIRASIEQAVRDLGVQDVTVHSTLTPPWTTDWINEDARDRLREYGIAPPAPTGDGPLIQLVAEPTRCPRCGSLNVRMTGSFGSTLCKRLYVCDSCREPFEGFKSV from the coding sequence GTGACCGCCGCCCTCACCCCCGGCGCGGTCTGGCAGGCCCTGGCGCGCGTGCCCGACCCGGAGATTCCCGTGGTCAGCATCACCGACATGGGCATGGTGCGGGACGTGCAGGTCCAGGGTGACCGGGTCAGCGTGACGTTCACCCCCACCTTCAGCGGCTGCCCCGCGCTGCACGTGATCCGTGCCAGCATCGAGCAGGCGGTGCGCGACCTGGGCGTGCAGGACGTGACTGTGCACAGCACCCTCACGCCCCCCTGGACCACCGACTGGATCAACGAGGACGCCCGCGACCGCCTGCGCGAGTACGGCATCGCGCCGCCCGCGCCGACCGGCGACGGGCCGCTGATTCAGCTGGTGGCGGAACCCACCCGCTGCCCCCGCTGCGGCTCGCTGAATGTCCGCATGACCGGCAGTTTCGGCTCCACGCTCTGCAAACGCCTGTACGTCTGTGACAGCTGCCGCGAGCCGTTCGAAGGCTTCAAAAGCGTGTGA
- the paaZ gene encoding phenylacetic acid degradation bifunctional protein PaaZ yields MTVSTELLRPASYVYGTWHANPDGQTLLDAVYGRPVAVISSEGVDFAQALAYGRERGAALRRTTFHERARMLKALGAYLMDRKETYYALSALTGATRRDSWVDIEGGIGTLFSYASMARRDLPDERFWPDGRLERLGREGTFVGRHLLVPREGVAVQINAFNFPVWGMLEKLAPSFIAGMPSLVKPAPQTAYLTERVVRDIITSGLLPEGALQLVTGEPGTLLDHLEEQDVVAFTGSAATAAKLRVHPNLVARNVPFNTEADSLNASVLGLSVRPEDPEFALFVREVAREMTGKAGQKCTAIRRALVPSSLVEAVTDALRRELAKVTLGDPARDDVRMGALVSVEQRGRVQETLRQLQTEARVVISGEATLLGGDREKGAFLDPTVLLCESPLSARGPHELEAFGPVATLLPYDSLDDAVHLTKLGRGSLAGSIVTHDRNEATELVLGMASTHGRLLVLNRDNARENTGHGSPLPQLNHGGPGRAGGGSELGGLSAVRHHMNRVAVQADPTTLMAVTREFVPGAQVTEDVVHPFRKSFDEIQVGDSLLTHRRTVTEADIVNFAGLTGDHFYAHVDEIGARDGIFGRRVAHGYFLISAAAGQFVSPAPGPVLANYGLENLRFIEPVGIGDTIRTRLTCKRRIRKDLRPGETRPTGVVEWRSEITNQDGVLVATYDILTLVERARDAFDPPLEAGAAQA; encoded by the coding sequence ATGACTGTCTCCACTGAACTCCTGCGCCCCGCGTCCTACGTGTACGGCACCTGGCACGCCAACCCGGACGGTCAGACCCTGCTGGACGCCGTGTACGGCCGCCCGGTCGCCGTGATCTCCTCTGAAGGCGTGGATTTCGCCCAGGCGCTGGCCTACGGACGTGAGCGGGGCGCCGCGCTGCGCCGCACGACCTTCCATGAGCGGGCCCGGATGCTCAAGGCGCTGGGGGCCTACCTGATGGACCGCAAGGAAACCTATTACGCCCTGAGCGCCCTGACCGGCGCGACCCGCCGGGATTCCTGGGTGGACATCGAGGGCGGGATCGGCACACTGTTCAGCTACGCCAGCATGGCCCGGCGTGACCTGCCGGACGAACGCTTCTGGCCGGACGGCCGCCTGGAACGCCTGGGCCGCGAGGGCACCTTCGTGGGGCGTCACCTGCTGGTGCCGCGCGAGGGCGTGGCCGTGCAGATCAACGCTTTTAACTTTCCCGTGTGGGGCATGCTGGAGAAACTGGCGCCGTCATTCATTGCGGGCATGCCCAGCCTCGTGAAGCCCGCGCCGCAGACGGCGTACCTGACCGAGCGCGTGGTGCGGGACATCATCACCTCGGGGCTGCTGCCCGAGGGCGCGCTGCAACTCGTGACCGGCGAACCGGGGACACTCCTCGACCACCTGGAGGAGCAGGACGTGGTGGCTTTCACCGGTTCGGCCGCCACAGCGGCGAAGTTGCGGGTGCATCCGAACCTCGTGGCGCGGAACGTGCCGTTCAACACCGAGGCGGACAGCCTGAATGCGTCCGTGCTGGGCCTCAGCGTCCGCCCGGAGGACCCGGAGTTCGCTCTGTTCGTGCGCGAGGTCGCCCGTGAGATGACCGGGAAGGCCGGGCAGAAGTGCACCGCGATCCGCCGTGCCCTGGTGCCGTCATCTCTGGTAGAAGCCGTCACGGACGCCCTGCGACGTGAGCTGGCGAAGGTCACGCTGGGCGACCCGGCGCGTGACGACGTGCGTATGGGCGCCCTGGTCAGCGTGGAGCAGCGCGGGCGGGTGCAGGAGACCCTGCGGCAGCTGCAGACCGAGGCGCGCGTGGTCATCAGCGGTGAGGCAACCCTGCTGGGCGGTGACCGCGAGAAGGGCGCGTTCCTGGACCCCACGGTCCTGCTCTGCGAGTCCCCCCTGAGCGCCAGGGGACCTCACGAGCTGGAGGCGTTCGGGCCGGTGGCGACGCTGCTGCCGTACGACTCCCTGGACGACGCTGTGCACCTCACGAAACTGGGAAGGGGGTCCCTGGCAGGCAGTATCGTCACGCACGACCGGAACGAGGCGACGGAACTGGTTCTGGGCATGGCAAGCACGCACGGCCGCCTGCTGGTCCTGAACCGCGACAACGCCAGGGAGAACACCGGGCACGGTTCACCGCTGCCTCAGCTGAACCACGGCGGGCCGGGCCGCGCGGGCGGCGGGTCGGAACTGGGCGGGCTCTCGGCAGTGCGCCACCACATGAACCGCGTGGCGGTGCAGGCCGACCCGACCACCCTCATGGCCGTCACCCGGGAATTCGTCCCGGGCGCACAGGTGACGGAGGATGTGGTGCACCCCTTCCGGAAGTCCTTCGACGAGATTCAGGTGGGCGACAGTCTGCTCACGCACCGCCGCACGGTGACCGAGGCGGACATCGTGAACTTCGCGGGCCTCACCGGAGATCACTTCTACGCGCACGTGGATGAAATCGGCGCCCGGGACGGAATTTTCGGCAGACGGGTCGCCCACGGGTACTTCCTGATCTCGGCGGCGGCCGGGCAGTTCGTGTCGCCTGCGCCGGGGCCGGTTCTGGCGAACTACGGCCTGGAGAACCTGCGCTTCATTGAGCCGGTGGGTATCGGCGACACGATCCGCACGCGTCTGACCTGCAAACGCAGGATTCGTAAGGACCTGCGGCCCGGCGAGACCCGCCCGACCGGCGTGGTCGAGTGGCGCAGTGAGATCACCAATCAGGACGGCGTGCTGGTCGCCACGTACGACATCCTGACGCTGGTAGAGCGTGCCCGGGACGCCTTCGACCCCCCCCTCGAGGCCGGGGCCGCCCAGGCCTGA
- a CDS encoding DUF937 domain-containing protein, with product MNFTQLLRSFFTPEACAHLGRAAGLDSLAAPQALAETLPLLLEALADQAGTPSGAHVAGAIASLPAFESVAAALNEPGSAVNLREAGTLLAPALLGDRMNHLTADVAQQAGVTPPVAADLLHLTLPLLLSLLGRRGVTTDNVGAVLEELRGLTLPPTATETAVMVPGLDAAPTPELLPWLRSRFSGPDAALIGLASGFPASQASRATEAAVPVLLRAMVQHARMAGGAQELLSSSHTFQDLTGDDSRVNLAFIRDPAEAARIEGQGRGLLGTLFSSLEAVTGRLGSALGTSGANAGRLLAVVAPLLLGALGTRARAAHLSAEGFRDLLGTLDGHLGALLPARLGDLLALLKAPGGPVAAVPTPAAPPVDPEAMDWEAVLPGEVPEPVPTARPARRGAFLWALIPVLLLLLGGYWWVNRQAPSAPVVNSAAPAPGLTVAAPPAGATLPARSFPMSGTGPAGIALTVQDESGEVGATTVSENSTWTLEVPSPSAGTHTYIVSAGEDRAALTVTIAGEAGSASDDGAAPEERAVGAPADTGEPFTGVTDSSAPAAAGGPTNTGVPQADALGTGPITAVFTVAAPTSGASLPAGGFTLRGSGPVGQTAELFEDDTSLGRLSVGADGLWTFNVPSPAAGRHTYRIRDAAGTGMGQVQLKVSASGARTANCTEPYTLSITNGQTVSEPFRFGGAGEGQGYTVTVRRGTRVVGTRDVPLDSTCGWSYQSRPGPGAITYEVRPLGGRAATPLSTVNLRVSD from the coding sequence ATGAACTTCACGCAACTGTTGCGGTCCTTCTTCACCCCGGAGGCCTGTGCTCACCTGGGCCGCGCCGCAGGACTGGACAGCCTGGCCGCGCCGCAGGCCCTGGCTGAGACCCTCCCCCTGCTGCTTGAGGCCCTGGCGGATCAGGCGGGCACGCCGTCAGGCGCCCACGTGGCCGGGGCGATCGCCAGTCTGCCTGCGTTCGAGAGCGTCGCGGCGGCCCTGAATGAACCCGGCAGCGCGGTAAACCTCCGCGAGGCGGGGACGCTGCTCGCCCCGGCGCTGCTGGGTGACCGGATGAACCACCTGACGGCCGACGTGGCGCAGCAGGCCGGGGTGACGCCCCCAGTGGCGGCCGACCTGCTGCACCTGACCCTGCCGCTCCTGCTCAGTCTGCTGGGCCGGCGTGGCGTGACCACCGACAACGTCGGCGCCGTTCTGGAAGAGCTGCGGGGGCTGACGCTGCCCCCCACAGCCACGGAAACGGCGGTCATGGTGCCGGGCCTGGACGCCGCGCCCACGCCGGAACTGCTGCCGTGGCTGCGGTCGCGGTTCAGTGGGCCGGACGCCGCGCTGATCGGCCTGGCCTCTGGATTCCCGGCCTCACAGGCCAGCCGGGCCACCGAGGCGGCCGTGCCGGTCCTGCTGCGCGCCATGGTGCAGCACGCCCGCATGGCTGGGGGCGCCCAGGAGCTGCTGAGCAGCAGTCACACCTTCCAGGACCTGACAGGCGACGACAGCCGCGTGAACTTGGCCTTCATCCGGGACCCGGCGGAAGCCGCGCGGATCGAAGGGCAGGGGCGGGGCCTGCTGGGCACGCTGTTCAGTTCCCTGGAGGCCGTGACAGGCCGGCTGGGGTCTGCCCTGGGAACCAGTGGGGCCAACGCCGGGCGGCTGCTGGCGGTCGTGGCCCCCCTGCTGCTGGGGGCGCTGGGCACACGAGCCCGCGCCGCGCACCTGAGTGCCGAGGGGTTCCGTGACCTGCTCGGCACCCTGGACGGTCACCTGGGGGCGTTGCTGCCCGCCAGGCTGGGAGACCTCCTGGCACTGCTGAAGGCGCCGGGTGGTCCGGTGGCCGCGGTTCCCACGCCCGCCGCGCCTCCAGTGGACCCCGAAGCAATGGACTGGGAGGCCGTCCTGCCGGGCGAGGTGCCCGAGCCGGTCCCGACTGCCAGACCCGCGCGGCGCGGGGCTTTCCTATGGGCGCTGATCCCTGTGTTGCTGCTGCTGCTGGGAGGGTACTGGTGGGTGAACCGCCAGGCCCCGTCAGCTCCGGTCGTGAATTCGGCTGCTCCCGCGCCGGGCCTGACCGTCGCCGCGCCGCCCGCCGGCGCGACGCTGCCCGCCCGGTCTTTCCCCATGAGCGGTACTGGTCCGGCCGGCATAGCCCTGACGGTGCAGGACGAAAGCGGAGAGGTGGGCGCCACCACGGTGAGTGAGAACAGCACCTGGACGCTGGAGGTGCCTTCACCCTCCGCTGGCACACACACGTACATCGTGAGCGCAGGGGAGGACCGCGCGGCCCTCACGGTGACCATTGCCGGAGAGGCGGGCAGCGCCTCAGACGACGGGGCGGCTCCAGAGGAGAGGGCGGTGGGCGCTCCGGCCGACACGGGCGAGCCCTTCACGGGGGTAACCGACAGTTCGGCTCCGGCAGCGGCTGGAGGCCCAACGAACACTGGAGTTCCTCAGGCAGACGCCCTCGGGACCGGCCCCATCACGGCAGTGTTTACTGTGGCCGCGCCGACCTCCGGGGCAAGTCTTCCAGCAGGTGGATTTACCTTGCGGGGCAGCGGGCCAGTCGGGCAGACGGCCGAACTCTTTGAGGATGACACAAGCCTCGGACGGCTCAGCGTCGGTGCAGACGGCCTCTGGACCTTCAACGTGCCCAGTCCCGCGGCAGGGCGGCACACCTACCGCATCCGGGACGCTGCCGGGACAGGGATGGGGCAGGTGCAGCTGAAGGTCTCTGCCTCAGGCGCACGAACAGCGAACTGCACCGAACCCTACACGCTCAGCATCACGAACGGCCAGACCGTCAGTGAGCCGTTCCGGTTCGGCGGAGCCGGGGAGGGACAGGGCTACACGGTGACGGTCCGGCGCGGAACGAGGGTGGTTGGTACGCGGGATGTTCCGCTGGATTCCACCTGTGGCTGGAGTTACCAGAGCCGGCCGGGCCCCGGCGCCATCACGTATGAGGTGCGTCCCCTCGGTGGCCGCGCGGCAACTCCCCTCAGCACCGTCAATCTCCGCGTTTCGGATTAA
- a CDS encoding phosphodiester glycosidase family protein: MLFRFVLPLVWTLLTSSAHALTVSPLVAGGTLYTVATIHLRRDTLQLHWLNPTTRAPYGSFDQLRTRLKKEGAELLFATNSGIYAPGLRPLGLHVEQGRTLVPVNPARSGGNFALLPNGVFWVQGQQAGVQETGAYRRSGRQPTFATQSGPLLVQQGRLHPAFNSNGTSFKLRSGVGVCRDGQVRFVVSAGPVNFHTFAVLFRDTLRCPDALYLDGSISAYATADRSTQLAEFAGIWSVTRRR; this comes from the coding sequence ATGCTGTTCCGCTTCGTTCTGCCTCTCGTCTGGACTCTGCTGACCTCCAGTGCGCACGCCCTGACTGTCAGTCCCCTTGTGGCGGGCGGGACCCTCTACACCGTCGCCACCATTCACCTGCGGCGCGACACGCTCCAGCTGCACTGGCTGAACCCCACCACCAGAGCCCCATATGGGAGCTTCGATCAACTGAGGACCCGGCTGAAAAAGGAAGGCGCCGAGCTTCTGTTCGCCACGAACAGCGGCATCTACGCTCCTGGCCTGCGGCCGCTGGGGCTGCATGTTGAACAGGGCCGCACCCTTGTTCCTGTGAACCCCGCGCGTTCTGGAGGCAACTTTGCCCTTCTGCCCAACGGGGTGTTCTGGGTGCAGGGGCAGCAGGCGGGGGTGCAGGAGACAGGCGCCTACCGCCGCTCAGGGCGTCAGCCCACGTTCGCCACGCAGTCCGGACCACTGCTGGTTCAGCAGGGCCGCCTGCACCCGGCTTTTAACAGCAACGGAACGTCCTTCAAACTGCGCAGTGGCGTGGGCGTGTGCCGGGACGGACAGGTACGTTTCGTGGTGAGTGCCGGGCCCGTCAACTTCCACACGTTCGCCGTGCTCTTCCGGGACACCCTGCGCTGCCCGGACGCCCTGTACCTGGACGGAAGCATCAGCGCCTACGCCACAGCGGACCGCAGTACCCAGCTCGCAGAGTTTGCCGGCATCTGGAGCGTCACCCGCCGCAGGTGA
- the tgt gene encoding tRNA guanosine(34) transglycosylase Tgt — MFEFEIHHRDGRARVGQFHTPRGTVNTPMFMPVGTQGTVKGISPQELQDIGSQMILGNTYHLMLRPGERLVAAHGGLPGFTAYPGPFLTDSGGFQVMSLGHMRKITEQGVTFKSHLDGSLVELTPERSIQVQEALGADVIMAFDECPPYPAEREYIQRSLERTERWLARCLAVKSNDQQALFAIVQGGVHADLRQQSLDLTLPYNTPGFALGGLAVGEPKEEMYPAVAFTSERLPENKPRYLMGVGHPEDLVAGIALGVDMFDCVYPTRTGRFGYALTDDGRLNMNSSAPRTALTPLDVACDCYTCRNYTRAYLAHLIRAEEMLGPRMLSLHNLRYLHRLVERASAAIVAGTFSAWASEWSERYFKGKVPAWFSTALHHGQQALPHVSRESHAPKMNSN, encoded by the coding sequence ATGTTTGAGTTCGAAATTCACCACCGGGACGGTCGGGCGCGCGTCGGGCAATTCCACACCCCCCGTGGAACAGTCAACACCCCTATGTTCATGCCTGTGGGCACCCAGGGAACCGTCAAGGGCATCAGTCCACAGGAACTCCAGGACATTGGATCGCAGATGATCCTCGGAAACACCTACCATCTGATGCTCCGCCCCGGTGAACGCCTTGTGGCTGCGCACGGGGGCCTACCGGGTTTTACAGCCTATCCCGGGCCTTTTCTCACGGATTCAGGAGGCTTTCAGGTCATGAGTCTGGGGCATATGCGCAAGATCACCGAACAGGGGGTGACCTTCAAAAGCCACCTGGACGGCAGTCTGGTAGAACTCACTCCGGAACGCAGCATTCAGGTGCAGGAGGCGCTCGGGGCAGACGTCATCATGGCGTTCGATGAATGCCCACCCTACCCGGCTGAGCGGGAATACATCCAGCGGAGTCTGGAACGGACCGAGCGGTGGCTGGCCCGCTGTCTGGCCGTGAAATCCAACGACCAGCAGGCCCTGTTCGCGATCGTACAGGGAGGCGTGCATGCCGACCTGCGGCAGCAGAGCCTGGACCTCACCCTCCCGTATAACACGCCGGGCTTCGCACTGGGCGGCCTGGCGGTAGGTGAACCCAAAGAAGAGATGTACCCGGCCGTTGCCTTTACTTCTGAGCGACTCCCGGAAAATAAGCCGCGGTACCTCATGGGTGTGGGCCATCCAGAGGATCTGGTGGCTGGTATAGCCTTGGGTGTTGATATGTTCGACTGCGTGTACCCCACCCGGACGGGCAGGTTCGGGTATGCCCTGACCGATGACGGGCGCCTTAACATGAACTCCAGCGCTCCGCGGACGGCGCTGACTCCTCTTGATGTGGCCTGCGACTGCTATACCTGTCGGAATTACACGCGGGCGTATCTCGCGCACCTTATCCGTGCAGAGGAGATGCTTGGGCCGCGAATGCTTTCGCTGCACAACCTGCGGTACCTGCACCGGCTGGTGGAACGGGCCAGCGCAGCAATTGTGGCGGGGACGTTCAGTGCGTGGGCTTCAGAGTGGAGTGAACGATATTTCAAGGGGAAGGTCCCAGCCTGGTTCAGCACTGCCCTGCATCATGGTCAACAGGCGCTGCCACATGTTTCTAGGGAATCCCATGCACCTAAAATGAATAGTAATTAA